A DNA window from Hevea brasiliensis isolate MT/VB/25A 57/8 chromosome 2, ASM3005281v1, whole genome shotgun sequence contains the following coding sequences:
- the LOC110663032 gene encoding uncharacterized protein LOC110663032: MSKLNPDTSSHKPPPLSGLNNSFMTQNQLIDSLTAHISLYHSHSLPPNPNHNPNPRSSILKWFSSLSIYQRQAYLTTVDYKFTQLLIQMLGKVRTHGYGRFIILPDLPSTDLPSLCYKKSHGLLSRTAQSNESERLIFDSTRLFGSREGEKIEECSCSIKCLDSVTVSESLVENVDEFVEAMDKVSSGGFLRGEESELGSDWVELEWLKAKGYYSIEAFVANRLEVALRLAWLNCSNSKKKGVKLKDKVTAAGVAANVFWRKKGCVDWWLNLDPETRKKFFTVTLGKAAKSLTHEIVKGASSAREDEMWLFKAGAEQPLKYIYAKSMPQTIQKLSVDAEFGSPITCTSPSGKDTSLVNLFNSLFVLQDVITLILPGQHSEYDMSKVFFSTLGSVSSIADYVLRKLRGLVMLISLDCTKLELLGEGNFKCLTNKPKERLNSGSRKKKGKTQNMKKLNPAPGTGAKESSSNKSLKDPECAPAYSEKLDSVEFNETSNITHGKEIQGDILSSAVEMEHSQGLVLGKGRTATRKNKKGKNKNKNSSLNNLVEVRNSERSVAKAPCLAFVSSDEAAKHGRISDRSSIQNASNDNLVGDVTVGLNMRLSSSANVSTKEGVVAQSIQEDCVAGCKGGICSIGSEHQQSSNSLIEDETIPSRVEMVNFNMDNNLTSNLVPVLEHDTFSSNEDINFQNEKTKAKSNLADKSVGTLSVKEEFTLIQGHNKNFSDARLTDPSECISYEWPSLTPVYFPSINSHLPPATDRLHLDVGRNWHNHIRQPFVPTVHQARNSPIDSGHNRTLSRPLPMSLDWPPVVRSTCGLAPSMTCNYDSGFISRGQPVFQHQSFTHNMPINAETADDERKYSGDFIDMPELANAQEVMDEYESHWISEEEMEVHAVSGIDYNQYFGGGVMYWNPSDHPGTGFSRPLSLSSDDSTWAWHEADINRAVDDMVAFSSSYSTNGLTSPTAASFCSPFDPLGPGHQALGYVVSGNEVPGKVLHSSSTVTDTATEEVAGSLANLSGDVEGKAGDSLPYPILPPIIIPTMSRERSRSDFKRSHDHKSPCVPPSRREQPRIKRPPSPVVLCVPRAPRPPPPSPVSDSRKHRGFPTVRSGSSSPRHWGMRGWYHEGSNLEEACVRMDGAEVVWPSWRNKNLSTRPMIQPLPGGLLQDRLIAMSQLGRDQEHPDVSFPLQPPELQNCPARKASLSLMHSLLHDEIDFFCKQVAAENMEKKPFINWAVKRVTRSLQVLWPRSRTNIFGSNATGLSLPTSDVDLVVCLPPVRNLEPIKEAGILEGRNGIKETCLQHAARYLANQEWVKNDSLKTVENTAIPIIMLVVEVPNDLINSATSNVQSPKEVSSRMTGEHENHVHCDTVGSEDSISPKSSQINDDSTKDVKSVRLDISFKSPSHTGLRTTELVKELTEQFPAATPLALVLKQFLADRSLDQSYSGGLSSYCLVLLITRFLQHEHHLGRPINQNWGSLLMDFLYFFGNVFDPRQMRISVQGSGIYVNRERGYSIDPIHIDDPLFPTNNVGRNCFRIHQCIKAFSEAYSILENELTSLPDDVDSCSRPAYRLLPKIIPSVNSL, encoded by the exons ATGTCCAAACTCAACCCCGATACTTCATCTCACAAGCCACCCCCTTTGAGCGGTCTCAACAACTCGTTCATGACTCAGAACCAACTCATCGACTCGCTCACTGCTCACATCTCTCTCTACCATTCTCACTCTCTTCCTCCCAATCCTAATCACAATCCCAATCCCAGGTCCTCTATCCTCAAATGGTTTTCGTCTCTCTCCATTTATCAACGCCAGGCTTATCTCACCACCGTCGATTATAAATTCACCCAGCTCCTTATTCAAATGCTTGGCAAAGTCCGTACGCACGGCTACGGCCGTTTCATCATCCTTCCTGACCTTCCCTCAACGGACCTCCCCAGCCTATGCTACAAGAAGTCACATGGCCTCTTGTCCCGAACCGCCCAGTCAAACGAGTCCGAACGCTTGATTTTCGACTCCACCCGGCTTTTTGGCTCCAGAGAAGGCGAGAAGATCGAGGAATGTTCTTGTTCGATTAAGTGTTTAGATTCGGTGACTGTGAGCGAATCCTTGGTTGAAAATGTGGACGAGTTTGTTGAGGCAATGGATAAGGTGTCCAGTGGAGGATTTTTAAGGGGAGAAGAGAGCGAATTGGGATCGGATTGGGTAGAATTGGAGTGGCTAAAAGCTAAAGGTTATTATAGCATTGAGGCTTTTGTGGCAAATAGGTTAGAGGTTGCTTTGAGGCTGGCGTGGCTGAATTGTAGTAATAGTAAGAAAAAAGGGGTTAAATTGAAGGACAAAGTGACTGCTGCGGGTGTGGCTGCCAATGTATTTTGGAGGAAGAAGGGATGTGTCGATTGGTGGCTGAATTTGGATCCTGAAACGAGGAAGAAATTCTTCACTGTGACGCTGGGTAAAGCTGCAAAATCATTG ACACATGAGATTGTGAAGGGAGCAAGTTCTGCGCGGGAGGATGAGATGTGGCTGTTTAAAGCAGGAGCAGAACAGCCATTGAAGTACATTTATGCCAAGTCAATGCCACAAACTATCCAAAAACTCTCAGTTGATGCAGAGTTTGGTTCACCAATTACGTGTACTTCGCCCTCTGGGAAAGATACTTCTTTGGTCAATCTATTTAATAGTTTATTCGTTCTTCAGGATGTTATTACTTTGATATTACCAGGTCAGCATAGTGAGTATGATATGTCAAAGGTATTTTTTAGCACTTTGGGCTCTGTCAGTAGCATTGCTGATTACGTATTGAGAAAACTACGGGGACTTGTTATGCTTATTTCACTTGATTGCACAAAGCTTGAACTTCTTGGGGAGGGAAATTTCAAGTGTTTAACCAATAAACCAAAGGAAAGGCTTAATTCAGGTAGCCGTAAGAAAAAAGGGAAGACTCAGAACATGAAAAAGCTAAATCCTGCCCCTGGGACAGGTGCAAAAGAatcctcttccaacaaatctctcAAG GATCCTGAATGTGCACCGGCTTATTCTGAGAAGTTGGATTCAGTGGAGTTCAATGAGACATCCAATATAACTCATGGGAAGGAAATACAAGGAGACATATTGTCATCAGCAGTTGAAATG GAACACTCCCAAGGATTGGTTCTTGGAAAAGGGCGAACTGCTACGAGGAAGAACaagaaaggaaaaaataaaaataaaaattctagccTAAACAATCTGGTTGAAGTGAGAAATTCTGAAAGATCAGTGGCAAAAGCTCCCTGCTTGGCTTTTGTCTCATCGGATGAGGCAGCAAAGCATGGCAGAATATCTGATAGGTCATCCATCCAGAATGCATCAAATGATAATTTAGTCGGTGATGTAACCGTTGGATTAAATATGAGGCTCAGTAGTTCTGCTAATGTGTCCACTAAGGAGGGTGTTGTTGCCCAAAGCATTCAAGAAGATTGTGTTGCTGGGTGCAAAGGAGGAATCTGCAGTATAGGTTCAGAGCATCAGCAGTCCTCAAACAGTCTGATTGAGGATGAAACTATACCTTCCAGAGTAGAAATGGTAAACTTTAACATGGACAATAATCTAACATCTAATTTAGTGCCTGTGCTGGAGCATGACACTTTTTCTAGCAATGAAGACATCAATTTTCAGAATGAAAAAACCAAGGCAAAATCAAATCTTGCTGACAAGTCAGTTGGAACTCTTAGTGTAAAAGAAGAATTTACGCTAATACAGggacataataaaaattttagtgatGCCAGGCTCACAGATCCTTCAGAATGCATTTCATATGAGTGGCCTAGTTTAACTCCTGTCTATTTTCCATCTATTAATTCACATCTTCCTCCTGCCACTGATAGATTGCATCTGGATGTTGGTCGCAATTGGCATAATCACATTCGCCAACCTTTTGTTCCCACAGTGCATCAGGCAAGAAATTCTCCCATTGATAGTGGGCACAACCGAACTTTATCTCGACCATTGCCAATGAGTTTAGACTGGCCCCCAGTGGTTAGGAGCACTTGCGGATTAGCACCATCCATGACATGTAATTATGATTCTGGATTTATATCAAGAGGCCAGCCTGTGTTTCAGCACCAGAGTTTCACTCATAATATGCCGATTAATGCAGAGACTGCTGATGATGAGAGAAAGTATTCAGGGGATTTTATAGACATGCCTGAATTAGCAAATGCACAGGAAGTGATGGATGAATATGAAAGCCACTGGATATCAGAAGAAGAAATGGAAGTGCATGCGGTTTCTGGTATAGATTATAATCAGTACTTTGGTGGTGGTGTGATGTATTGGAATCCTTCTGATCATCCAGGGACAGGTTTCTCTCGACCTCTTTCCCTTAGTTCTGATGATAGCACATGGGCTTGGCATGAAGCTGACATTAATAGGGCAGTTGATGACATGGTTGCCTTCTCTTCTTCTTATAGTACTAATGGTTTGACTTCACCAACTGCTGCTTCCTTTTGTTCTCCTTTTGATCCTTTGGGCCCTGGACACCAGGCACTTGGTTATGTTGTATCAGGAAATGAAGTACCTGGCAAGGTCCTGCATTCTTCATCAACAGTGACGGACACAGCTACAGAGGAGGTTGCAGGATCTTTGGCCAATTTGTCAGGTGATGTTGAAGGGAAGGCAGGAGATTCACTTCCTTACCCCATATTGCCTCCTATCATCATTCCAACTATGTCAAGGGAAAGATCGAGATCTGATTTTAAGCGTAGTCATGATCATAAAAGTCCATGTGTTCCTCCTTCTAGGAGGGAACAACCTCGGATAAAGAGACCACCATCACCTGTAGTGCTTTGTGTTCCACGGGCTCCGCGTCCACCACCTCCCTCGCCTGTGAGTGACTCTAGAAAACACCGGGGTTTCCCTACTGTTAGATCTGGTAGCTCCAGCCCAAGACATTGGGGTATGAGAGGTTGGTACCATGAAGGAAGTAACTTGGAGGAAGCTTGTGTACGTATGGATGGTGCTGAAGTTGTTTGGCCTTCTTGGAGGAATAAAAATCTTTCTACTCGCCCAATGATTCAGCCTCTCCCTGGAGGTTTGCTGCAAGATCGTCTGATTGCTATGTCCCAACTAGGACGTGACCAGGAACAT CCAGATGTATCATTTCCACTTCAACCACCTGAGTTGCAGAACTGTCCAGCACGAAAGGCATCTCTTTCTTTGATGCACAGCCTCCTCCATGATGAAATTGACTTTTTCTGCAAGCAG GTTGCTGCAGAAAATATGGAGAAGAAGCCTTTTATTAATTGGGCTGTCAAGCGGGTTACCAGGTCTCTCCAAGTCCTATGGCCCAGGTCTAGAACAAACATCTTTGGATCAAATGCAACTGGTTTGTCCCTTCCAACAAGTGATGTTGACCTTGTGGTTTGTCTTCCTCCAGTGAGGAACTTG GAGCCTATCAAGGAGGCTGGGATTTTAGAGGGCCGTAACGGTATTAAAGAAACATGCCTTCAG CACGCTGCAAGGTATCTTGCAAACCAAGAGTGGGTGAAAAATGATTCATTGAAGACTGTGGAAAATACAGCT ATACCTATTATTATGCTTGTCGTGGAGGTTCCTAATGATCTGATTAACTCTGCCACTTCTAATGTACAATCACCTAAGGAGGTGTCATCTCGTATGACTGGTGAACATGAAAACCATGTTCACTGCGATACAGTTGGTTCAGAAGACTCGATTTCACCAAAGTCCTCACAAATTAATGATGATAGTACGAAGGATGTGAAATCAGTTCGTCTGGACATCAGCTTTAAGTCTCCATCACATACTGGGCTCCGAACTACAGAACTG GTAAAAGAGCTTACTGAGCAATTTCCAGCCGCAACACCTCTAGCTTTGGTACTAAAACAGTTCTTGGCAGATCGTAGCCTTGATCAATCCTACTCTGGTGGCTTAAGTTCCTATTGCTTG GTGCTACTAATTACACGTTTTCTGCAGCATGAGCATCATCTTGGGCGTCCTATTAATCAA AACTGGGGAAGCCTTCTGATGGATTTTCTTTACTTCTTTGG AAATGTGTTTGATCCTCGCCAAATGCGTATCTCAGTTCAGGGAAGTGGAATATATGTAAACAGGGAAAGAGGTTATAG TATTGATCCAATACACATCGATGATCCTCTTTTTCCAACGAATAATGTGGGGAGAAACTGCTTTAGGATACATCAATGTATCAAG GCATTTTCAGAGGCCTATTCTATATTGGAGAATGAGCTGACATCCCTTCCTGATGATGTTGATTCGTGTTCAAGGCCAGCATACAGACTGCTTCCTAAAATCATCCCAAGTGTTAATTCATTATAG